TGATCACTAGGTCGCCTTCTTGGATGGGTTTCACGGGCTGAAACCATTTGGTCCTGCGTGTCAACGTGGGCAGATACTCGTTCACCCACCTCTTCCAGAACGTGTCTGCGTACTGTTGTGCCATCTTCCAGGAACGCTTCAGCACAATCGGTCTGTCGTCGAAAATGATCGGGGGCTTACTACCGTTAGATGACCCTAACAAAAAGTGATTGGGTGTGAGGGGTGGTTCACTGTCGTTGTCGATCGGTATGTCGGTTAGCGGTCGAGAGTTCAGGATCATCTCGATCTCCATCAACATGGAACGAAGAATCTCGTCCGAGGGTAAACGCGGGGGGTCGAAGTCGTTCATAGTTCTCTTCACCGACTGTATCAGGCGCTCCCAGCAGCCACCAAAATGTGGAGCGGCTGGAGGGTTGAACGTCCATTTGGTGGTCGGGCTGACGAACTCCACCTTCAGACGTTCTTCGTCGATCTGCTTCAATGCCTCGCATAACTCCCTAGAGGCTCCGATGAAGTTGGTACCCCGGTCGCTCAGGATCTCCAAGGGCGAGCCTCTCCTCGCGATGAAATTACGCAGCGCCAAGATGCACGAGTCTGTGTTCAGCGAATGCGCGATCTCGATGTGCACACCTCTGGTAGTCATACAGGTGAGCAGGACTCCCCATCGCTTTTCGGTACGTCTGCCAACTAACACAGACATTGGGCCAAAGTAATCGATTCCGGTGTACGAGAATGGGCGCTGATACGCTGCCAACCGGGCGGGCGGAAGGTTCCCCATCGCGGGAGGTTTCGGGTTCGCTTGTCGGATTTTGCACCGTTGGCAGTTTCTTCGGACTCGGTCAAACTCGGAGCGGAGACGAGGAATGTTGTACTTGAGGCGGATTTCGTTGAGCGCTGTTTGGTGGTTCTGATGATGATACGTAGCATGGTAATCAGCAATCAACAGGTTGGTAGCATGATGTTGTCTCGGGAGTATAACGGGATCTTTCGTAGCCTCATCTGCCCAATCACAGGCACCGATACGTCCTCGCATTCGTAGAACACCGTGCTCATCGATGACTGGATTCAGTTTGTACAGCGCACTGGATTTCGGTAGAGTACGTTCCCAAGGTGAATCTTCTTTTACTCGGCTGCGAATAATTCGAACTTCGTCCGGGTAAGCCTGCTGCTGAACACATCGGTAGATCGTGTTCTCAGCTAGCTTCAACTCCTCCTGCGTCAGAGCGCCTCTTACTAGGGTGGTTTTCTTGACTGTGTTTTGAAAGTTGATGAAGTAACGATGTAGGTATCCGACGGACCGCAAAAGTCGCTTCCATTTCGAAAAACGTTCGAATGAAATGATCAGTGGTTTGGTTCCTTGGTGGTGTAGAACGCTGGCACGGATCTCTTCCATAGTCGTTCCTTGATCTCCAGCATCGCCAGGCCACGAATTTTCGGGTTCTCGTAGGAAGTCTGGTCCTCGAAACCAACGACTTTCCGGCTGAAAGTCCGGCAACCTTTGCCACTTCGTTCCTTCGTCCGCTACGTTCTGCTTGGTCGGCAGCCATCTCCACTCTCCCACTTCCGTCGTATCGAGCAGTTCGCTGATCCTGAAAGCCACAAATTGGCTATAGCGCCGATGATCAGACCGTAGCCAGCACACTACGTCGCGGGAATCGGTCCAGAAAATGCGTCGTGTGATCCGGATTCTATGCGAACTCACAATGCTGCCGGCGAGACGTGCTCCAACTACTGCGGCTTGCAGCTCGAGGCGAGGAATCGAGAGAAATTTCAACGGCGCCACACGAGTTTTCGATCCGATTAGAGCACACTCCACCTTCCCTTCTTCCTCGAATCTGAAGTATGCTACGGCAGCCATTCCATTCTCGCTGGCATCACAGAAGATGTGGAGTTCGATGCTGTTACTGGATTCAGCGGATGTCGTAGTACGGTAGCAGCGAGGAATCCTGACCTGTCGGACATTCGGCAAAGTTTCGATCCACGTCAGCCACTTTTCGGTTAGTCGTGCGTTGATCTCGTCGTCCCAGCCAGATCCGGAGCGCCAAATCTCCTGCAGCAGAATCTTGAGGTAGATCAGGAAGTTACCGATGAGCCCCATAGGGTCGTACACTGTCATCAGGGTTCTGAGGACTTCCCGTTTCGTAGGTATCCTGGCACCAGATAGCAGCTCCGCGTCGTGTTTCGGTGACAACTTGAATGTGAAGGTGTCGGTTGTAGTGTCCCACCACATCCCGAGGACCTTTTCTGTTGACATCTCCGGACCGACACTAAGGTTCTTCTCCACGATTGGCTCCTCAAGCAGACTTTTAACGACATAACTGGAGTTTGAAAGCCAGTTTCGGATCTCGAAACCTCCTTGCGCATGGATCCATCTTACCTCATCAGCTAGCTTCACCGCCTCCTCCTCGGTTTCGACGCTTGTCAGCATGTCATCAACGTAGTGCTCGTACTTGATACACTGCACCGCCCTAGGGTACTGCTCCTCGAATCGGTCAGCGTTTCGATTCTTCACGTAGTGTGCACTGCTTGGAGAACATGCCGCCCCAAAGGTCATCACCGTCACTACATACACCTCGGGATCTCCGCTCTCATTTCCACTGGTCCACAGAATCATCTGGCTTCGCTGGTCTTGCTTCTTCATGGCGACCTggaaaaacatttctcgaatgTCTCCAACGACGGCAACGCTGAACTCCCGGAACTTGAAGAGGACTGATAACAGGGACGTTAGCTGATCGGGACCCGTAAGCAGATACGAATTGAGGGAAACTCCGTTGACCTTGGCTGCTGCGTCGAATACAACGCGAATCTTTCCTGGCTTGTTTGGATTCGTAACCGGAAATATCGGCAAGAACCAGTCGTTCGAATGTTTCTCCGCCTTTTCCTGAGCGGAAAGTCGTCGAATGTACCCCTTCTCCTCGTAGTCGGACATTTTCGCTGACATCGCGGCCGCTAGATCAGGGTCTCGCTTCAGCCGCTTTAGTAGACAGTCCAGACGCTTCAGGGCCATTCCTCTGCTACTCGGCAAGTTTATTTGGTCATAACGCCACAATAATCCGGTCTCGTAGCGGTTTTCTATCAGCCGCGTTTCGGTGGACAGGATCTTCAAAGCGCGCTCTTCATCCTTCGACAGCATCGACCTTGACGCTCCGGCAATCCCCAGCGACTCGATCGAAAAATACTCCTTAAGTGCTGCATTCAGTTCCTTTACGTCCTCCTTGACGCACGGGCGGATGTGGAAACTGTGGTGACCACTATAATCAGAATTCCTCGCACCGGGCTCCGATGAACAGGGACCGTACAGTATCCAGCCGAGTCGTGTCTTGGACACCATTGGCTCGTTCTCACCTCCTTCAATGCTCCTCAACGAGCTTCCTAGACGGCAGTTGTTCATTCCGATAAGGATTCGCGGAGAGGCACTCTCGTATGACTGCAGCGGTAAACCTGCGAGATAGCTGTACTTCTCCACCATCTTTGGTATCGACACCGACTGTTTCGGAAGAGAAAGATCCCGAACCGTGTGGACCTCTGGCATCTCGAACACATCAGGCACTCCGCTGATTCCGGAAATCTTCACTGCTAGTACGACCGATTCGTTTTCTTCGCGGCTTTGACCACCAGTCCAGTCGAGGCACAGCGGATAGGAAGTGCCTTTCAACCCCAACTCCTTCAGCAGACTGTGCTCCATCAAGGTAGCAGACGATCCATCATCGAGAAACGCATAGGTGTTGACCTGCTTTCCCCTACCGTAGATAGTCACCGGAACGTAACGGAACAGGACTCTCCGCATTGCCTTGGAATGCATGTTGCAACTTTCCGCAGGATTCGCCGGCTTACTATACCGCTTGTCGTCATGCAGCAAACTGCTGTGCTTATACGTGCACCCATTCTTTCCGCATGGCTCCTTCACCTGGCAGGCTCCATAGTGTTTTCGAAGGCACTTCCTACACAAATTCTGCTCCTTAACCACCGTCCAGCGAGATCCAACATCCCAATCAAGGAACTTCTGACATTTCTCGAGACCGCTGCAATCTTTTTGACACACGATGCAACTCCTAGACTTTGGGGCAGTACTAGGACATTCCATCGGTGGAGCGTCGATGCAGCAGCAAGTCTCCGAGTGCACGTTGATAAAGTTATCGTCCTTTCTACCACGTCTTTCAACTTTTGGAGCATTTACTGAAGGCAACGTAATAGTGCTCGCCGCCTGAACAACCATTCCCAGCCATTCGCCGAACTCCCAGAGCGTTGCCCTTGGCAATCCCTGTCGATGAAACGCCCAGCTCATGCTATAGGATGTCGGAAGTTTGCCAATCAACTCCTGGAGAAGAGACACGTCGAACATGTAGTCGTCCAAACCGGATGCAGTAATGGTGGCACAGACGTTTTGAACAGCCACGCCGAAGTCTATGAGCGTCTGCAGCTTCTCCTCCTTCGGTGGCGGCAATTCCCGGATCTTCTTGATGAACGAGAAGACGATAGCTTCGGGTCTCCCGAATAGGTTTTTCAACAACTCGATCACTCCTGGCAAATTCTGGGGATGCATCAGACGCCATCGCACTGCTTCCAAAGCTCTCCCTTTTAGGCACCGCTGAAGCCGCAGCATGTTCTCCTCATCGCTGAACCCACAGATCCTGCTGGAGCTCTCGTAGCTCGCAATGAAAAGAGGCCACTCTTCTGGATTACCAGCGAAACAGGGAAGCTCCTTGTTCAGAACATGCCGCGCCGAGATCTGACTCTGGTTCAACGTTGTAAACCCGAAACCACCTCCAACAGTTGTCGCTTGGGAATTGAATCCAACTCCACCACCCGTAGCACCATGTGGGCCACCAAAACTCGGCAAGAACGCCGTCGTTTGACTCCGTATTCCGGCACCACCTCCAGTCGCTCCGCCCGCAGCACCATGTAAGCCACCAAAACTTGGCAAGAACGCCGTCGCTTGAGCCCTTATCCCAGCATCACCTCCAGTCGAACCGCAGAAACTGCCAACACTCGGTTGAAATGCCGCCGATTCTGGATTCAGGCCGGTACCTCCACTGGTCGGACCAACATTCACCGCCATTCGCCGCTGCAGCAGTTGCCTCCGCTCCTCGAAATGCTTTCGCTCCATAGCCTGCTTATCCTCCAACAGCTTCAACTCCTGAGCAAGAGCGTCGCAGCTCGCTTCGCCAGCATGAATCTGCGGCAGTGGGTTCGTCGTCGAACTCGCTAGAGGCCCGGCACCAGGTAACCATGCCATAGGTTGATTACACCGTACGTTGCTTGTCGCTCCACTGTTGATCGCTTGCGGGTTTTGGGTTGCAGAACCTCCCGCCGTAGATGcactttctaataaaaaaacagGTTGCTCACTCCGAACAGCACCTCGA
This sequence is a window from Uranotaenia lowii strain MFRU-FL chromosome 3, ASM2978415v1, whole genome shotgun sequence. Protein-coding genes within it:
- the LOC129755879 gene encoding uncharacterized protein LOC129755879; translation: MSKQRGTAPVGANCGLCQQPDTSRMVACDSCEQWFHFACVGEDSSVEDREWICASCVAAANQPPAGTSTPKNNNNAGAIPRSGNNLPTDPRLEELLQQQVSKQLAAMQAQFDRMLKEKEEQQAKELNDQRERYEQRLKDTEQRVMEQVAASLRGGSAAGLGANQTSQIANVGAARGAVRSEQPVFLLESASTAGGSATQNPQAINSGATSNVRCNQPMAWLPGAGPLASSTTNPLPQIHAGEASCDALAQELKLLEDKQAMERKHFEERRQLLQRRMAVNVGPTSGGTGLNPESAAFQPSVGSFCGSTGGDAGIRAQATAFLPSFGGLHGAAGGATGGGAGIRSQTTAFLPSFGGPHGATGGGVGFNSQATTVGGGFGFTTLNQSQISARHVLNKELPCFAGNPEEWPLFIASYESSSRICGFSDEENMLRLQRCLKGRALEAVRWRLMHPQNLPGVIELLKNLFGRPEAIVFSFIKKIRELPPPKEEKLQTLIDFGVAVQNVCATITASGLDDYMFDVSLLQELIGKLPTSYSMSWAFHRQGLPRATLWEFGEWLGMVVQAASTITLPSVNAPKVERRGRKDDNFINVHSETCCCIDAPPMECPSTAPKSRSCIVCQKDCSGLEKCQKFLDWDVGSRWTVVKEQNLCRKCLRKHYGACQVKEPCGKNGCTYKHSSLLHDDKRYSKPANPAESCNMHSKAMRRVLFRYVPVTIYGRGKQVNTYAFLDDGSSATLMEHSLLKELGLKGTSYPLCLDWTGGQSREENESVVLAVKISGISGVPDVFEMPEVHTVRDLSLPKQSVSIPKMVEKYSYLAGLPLQSYESASPRILIGMNNCRLGSSLRSIEGGENEPMVSKTRLGWILYGPCSSEPGARNSDYSGHHSFHIRPCVKEDVKELNAALKEYFSIESLGIAGASRSMLSKDEERALKILSTETRLIENRYETGLLWRYDQINLPSSRGMALKRLDCLLKRLKRDPDLAAAMSAKMSDYEEKGYIRRLSAQEKAEKHSNDWFLPIFPVTNPNKPGKIRVVFDAAAKVNGVSLNSYLLTGPDQLTSLLSVLFKFREFSVAVVGDIREMFFQVAMKKQDQRSQMILWTSGNESGDPEVYVVTVMTFGAACSPSSAHYVKNRNADRFEEQYPRAVQCIKYEHYVDDMLTSVETEEEAVKLADEVRWIHAQGGFEIRNWLSNSSYVVKSLLEEPIVEKNLSVGPEMSTEKVLGMWWDTTTDTFTFKLSPKHDAELLSGARIPTKREVLRTLMTVYDPMGLIGNFLIYLKILLQEIWRSGSGWDDEINARLTEKWLTWIETLPNVRQVRIPRCYRTTTSAESSNSIELHIFCDASENGMAAVAYFRFEEEGKVECALIGSKTRVAPLKFLSIPRLELQAAVVGARLAGSIVSSHRIRITRRIFWTDSRDVVCWLRSDHRRYSQFVAFRISELLDTTEVGEWRWLPTKQNVADEGTKWQRLPDFQPESRWFRGPDFLREPENSWPGDAGDQGTTMEEIRASVLHHQGTKPLIISFERFSKWKRLLRSVGYLHRYFINFQNTVKKTTLVRGALTQEELKLAENTIYRCVQQQAYPDEVRIIRSRVKEDSPWERTLPKSSALYKLNPVIDEHGVLRMRGRIGACDWADEATKDPVILPRQHHATNLLIADYHATYHHQNHQTALNEIRLKYNIPRLRSEFDRVRRNCQRCKIRQANPKPPAMGNLPPARLAAYQRPFSYTGIDYFGPMSVLVGRRTEKRWGVLLTCMTTRGVHIEIAHSLNTDSCILALRNFIARRGSPLEILSDRGTNFIGASRELCEALKQIDEERLKVEFVSPTTKWTFNPPAAPHFGGCWERLIQSVKRTMNDFDPPRLPSDEILRSMLMEIEMILNSRPLTDIPIDNDSEPPLTPNHFLLGSSNGSKPPIIFDDRPIVLKRSWKMAQQYADTFWKRWVNEYLPTLTRRTKWFQPVKPIQEGDLVIIIDGNLPRNYWPRGRVVKAIAAQDGQVRRVTVQTSKGLLERPATKVAVLDVGATGGKPQDDSGVPRGSVTTVQSDAPPQ